From Peromyscus eremicus chromosome 3, PerEre_H2_v1, whole genome shotgun sequence, one genomic window encodes:
- the Gpr19 gene encoding probable G-protein coupled receptor 19 produces the protein MVFAHRMDNDQPPVVTATLLAPLQNHSCMEAAEALLPHGLMDFHEEHSWMSNRTDLQYGLNPGEVATASIFFGALWLFSIFGNSLVCLVIHRSRRTQSTTNYFVVSMACADLLISVASTPFVVLQFTTGRWTLGSAMCKVVRYFQYLTPGVQIYVLLSICIDRFYTIVYPLSFKVSREKAKKMIAASWVLDAAFVTPVFFFYGSGWDSHCNYFLPPSWEGTAYKVIHFLVGFVIPSVLIILFYQKVVKYIWRIGTDGRTLRRTMNIVPRTKVKTVKMFLLLNVVFLFSWLPFHVAQLWHPHEQDYKKSSLVFTAVTWVSFSSSASKPTLYSIYNANFRRGMKETFCMSSMKCYRSNAYTITTSSRMAKRNYVGISEIPPMSRTITKDSIYDSFDREAREKKLAWPINSNPPNTFV, from the coding sequence ATGGTTTTTGCTCACAGAATGGATAACGACCAGCCGCCTGTGGTGACTGCTACCCTGCTGGCGCCGCTTCAGAACCACAGCTGCATGGAAGCAGCCGAGGCCCTGCTGCCCCATGGCCTGATGGACTTCCATGAGGAACACAGCTGGATGAGCAACAGGACAGATCTTCAGTATGGACTGAACCCTGGAGAGGTGGCcacagccagcattttctttgGCGCTCTGTGGTTGTTCTCTATCTTTGGCAATTCCCTGGTGTGTCTGGTCATCCACAGGAGCCGGAGGACTCAGTCCACCACCAACTACTTTGTGGTCTCCATGGCGTGTGCCGACCTCCTCATCAGCGTGGCCAGCACACCGTTTGTTGTGCTGCAGTTCACCACTGGAAGGTGGACCCTCGGGAGTGCCATGTGCAAGGTAGTGCGCTATTTCCAGTATCTCACTCCCGGCGTCCAGATCTACGTGCTCCTCTCCATCTGCATAGACCGCTTCTACACCATCGTCTACCCGCTGAGTTTCAAGGTGTCCAGAGAAAAGGCCAAGAAGATGATcgcagcctcctgggtgctggatgcAGCCTTTGTGACGCCCGTCTTCTTTTTCTATGGCTCTGGCTGGGACAGCCATTGTAactacttcctccctccctcctgggaGGGGACCGCCTACAAGGTCATCCACTTCCTGGTGGGCTTTGTGATTCCCTCTGTCCTCATAATCTTATTTTACCAGAAGGTCGTAAAGTATATCTGGAGGATAGGCACTGATGGGCGGACCCTGAGGAGGACGATGAACATTGTCCCCAGGACAAAGGTGAAAACGGTCAAGATGTTTCTCCTCTTGAACGTGGTGTTTCTATTCTCCTGGCTGCCTTTCCATGTGGCTCAGCTCTGGCACCCCCATGAGCAAGACTACAAAAAGAGCTCCCTTGTCTTCACGGCGGTCACATGGGTATCCTTCAGCTCTTCAGCCTCGAAACCCACTCTCTACTCAATTTATAATGCCAATTTTCGGAGAGGGATGAAAGAGACTTTCTGCATGTCCTCCATGAAATGTTACCGCAGCAATGCCTACACCATCACCACCAGTTCAAGGATGGCCAAAAGAAACTATGTTGGCATTTCGGAAATCCCTCCCATGAGCAGGACGATAACCAAAGACTCCATCTATGACTCATTTGACCGAGAAGCCAGGGAAAAGAAGCTTGCCTGGCCCATCAATTCAAACCCACCAAACACTTTTGTCTAA